In a genomic window of bacterium:
- a CDS encoding PEGA domain-containing protein, whose protein sequence is MKPLLLLLMLAFVTANVLSQGKKTTVAVLDFQSTGDLDKKEVATLTNRFRNILVKTRAFEVVEREKMNEVLKAQDFNISDACNTAECAVQVGQLLGVQAMMAGDLGKIGETFTIDLRMVDVATGKILQTQTEDYVGKLDGLLGVMQSMANAFAGTVETRVAVRKFNLTVTTALPANSKGGDIGIFIDGHQAGQNKVTQSLAEGKHSLLVKTDSPDFNEFRQDINLTADQKIEAKLEFSESYKIRMAGDAAKAAATKELAAKEKADREKAKAQSGDSKGGSKKLWYIIGGAAVLGGGAAVLLGGGGGGGTKSLKINNPVLPPNP, encoded by the coding sequence ATGAAACCATTACTGCTGTTACTTATGTTGGCGTTTGTTACGGCAAACGTTTTATCGCAGGGGAAGAAAACCACAGTTGCCGTGTTGGATTTCCAAAGCACAGGAGATCTTGATAAAAAAGAGGTAGCAACTCTAACCAATCGATTTCGCAATATTCTCGTCAAAACAAGAGCCTTCGAAGTCGTGGAACGTGAAAAAATGAATGAAGTTCTCAAAGCGCAGGACTTTAATATCTCCGACGCGTGCAATACTGCCGAATGCGCAGTGCAGGTGGGGCAATTGCTCGGCGTGCAGGCGATGATGGCCGGGGATCTCGGCAAGATTGGCGAAACATTTACGATTGATCTGCGGATGGTTGATGTAGCAACGGGTAAGATCCTGCAAACCCAGACAGAGGATTATGTAGGCAAGTTGGACGGACTTTTGGGCGTCATGCAATCGATGGCCAACGCCTTCGCAGGCACCGTCGAGACGCGTGTTGCCGTAAGAAAATTCAATCTGACCGTCACGACAGCCTTACCTGCGAACAGCAAGGGAGGCGATATTGGGATCTTCATAGACGGCCATCAAGCGGGACAGAATAAAGTAACGCAGTCGTTGGCGGAAGGAAAACATTCCTTGCTTGTCAAAACGGATTCGCCCGACTTTAATGAATTCAGACAAGATATCAATCTGACGGCGGATCAGAAGATCGAGGCCAAGCTCGAATTTTCTGAAAGTTACAAGATACGTATGGCGGGTGATGCAGCCAAAGCGGCAGCAACAAAAGAACTTGCTGCAAAAGAAAAAGCAGATCGGGAAAAGGCAAAGGCGCAGTCAGGGGATTCTAAAGGCGGCAGTAAGAAACTCTGGTACATCATTGGAGGTGCCGCAGTTCTAGGCGGAGGCGCCGCGGTACTTCTTGGTGGAGGCGGTGGAGGCGGTACAAAAAGCCTTAAGATCAATAACCCGGTATTACCGCCGAATCCATAA
- a CDS encoding T9SS type A sorting domain-containing protein has product MNKKIILRSILIPFAFLFTNLSTVDAQWNNDPAQGLPVSTALYEQGFKQMTSDGADGVIITWQDSSSANGFDIRAQRFNNLGVAQWATNGIIVCNAAGDQFRPDIVSDGSGGAIITWYDQRNGTTNSDIYAQQVSSTGSLAWAANGVAICTAANNQLLPNLASDNNGGAIIAWQDFRSATTYDIYAQRIGSAGAVMWNADGVVVSNAASNQTNVAITTDGSAGAIMVWSDIRNGNNDIYAQRCNSLGNVQWTVNGVPVCSEPGIQISHVIKRDGSGGAFVCWADGRADVKYDIYAQYLNSSGVNQWIVDGAVVVAGANRQQTPRLETDGQGGIIVAWQDSSVTTGYDIRAQRLSAAGSPQWIAQGVAVCAAANDQINVRMDDDGRGGIIAVWSDKRNGTDYNIFAQRILGNGTPHWATDGVVICSAPNDQNFSRQVSTSLAGSIISWNDNRTDAYGDIYAAMVDSNGVLVGGNRLQDSLALVALYDSTGGPTWTNKTNWKTNNPITNWAGVGVTGGRVVSVELDNNNLVGFIPSAIGNLTAMYYLRLGFNQITGQLPNSFSNLIGLEYLLMENNLLNGALFSSIGSMTNLKQISLENNGISGALPLEMGNLTNVFYVNISNNNLTGAIPASFGNLGKLEQLYLFDNLLTGDLPPQIVNASKIKVLSFGANRLTGLPNLNPLDSLQSLSVELNRLTFEDIEPNLSAASQTFNYSPQDSIGLYKDTSIVQGNNLNLSVTVGGANNQYQWFRNGNTIPGATSDSYSYSAASAADTGNYYCRITNTLATALTLFGRRTRIAVLALPTTPGSLSANAVSSSQINLSWGASSDVTKYRIFRSLTSGTGFAQIDSVNAPAGSYNNTGLTAFTTYFYRVVAVNQYGVSPNSNETSATTNATALVLGTPNLSNPSPIPSAAVTVTVTCSGTNPTVKLFYGKTSQVIGDSIAMTFNGTNYSGTIPGPSITQEGVWYRIRAQNIAGATYYPSAAGKAGIPVTINDLTTIWDNSLYYGGIPDKQYFSIALSMEGSLSLVSLWGAQTLEDGVPTNWRAWRFDTGSQSFLDVSTLTGNEAYFVFHRRGSPQEIFNSVTTPKTNDPLLFNNFVLKGGWNSVPWPYTFPANLVVKDANQDSIGSVWKLYGNAGWEQVTELRSFGGYMIYNKTGGDILLGNVVGWAQLTPKRNVDRNDGWRLRFIAESGEYRDSYNFAGVDQDYQTLSEPEPLNMDKSVALHFKQNAAALSSDIRSISEDGHVWEMVIHNTTGNDKSKLIWDMQQVPPDVNAVLIDITNNKIIELSGHIFGYDYRSQKQNTFKLVAGKAEYVASEVKKIRAELPDEFRLTQNYPNPFNPETRIRFDVARSGNVKLKVYNILGQEIITLVNGYYETGRNYSVNWNGKDQLGRPVASGLYIYRLEAGKIAKTKKMLLVK; this is encoded by the coding sequence ATGAATAAAAAAATTATTTTACGAAGCATCCTGATCCCGTTCGCATTTTTATTTACAAACCTAAGCACCGTGGATGCGCAATGGAACAACGACCCAGCTCAGGGCCTTCCGGTCAGCACGGCCCTGTATGAACAAGGGTTCAAACAAATGACCAGTGACGGGGCCGATGGGGTTATCATCACTTGGCAGGATTCGTCATCAGCCAACGGTTTTGACATCCGCGCGCAGCGTTTTAACAACCTGGGCGTGGCGCAATGGGCTACCAACGGAATTATTGTTTGCAATGCTGCCGGGGATCAATTCAGACCGGACATCGTCAGCGACGGCTCCGGCGGCGCGATCATTACTTGGTATGATCAGAGAAACGGCACAACCAATTCAGATATTTATGCTCAGCAAGTTAGTAGTACCGGCTCACTCGCCTGGGCCGCAAACGGTGTGGCGATCTGCACCGCCGCAAATAACCAATTACTCCCGAATCTTGCCTCCGATAATAACGGCGGGGCCATCATTGCCTGGCAGGATTTTCGAAGCGCTACTACATACGACATTTACGCACAGCGAATAGGCAGCGCCGGAGCGGTGATGTGGAATGCGGACGGTGTCGTGGTATCAAATGCAGCCAGTAACCAAACAAATGTCGCTATAACTACAGACGGTTCTGCCGGTGCCATCATGGTGTGGAGTGATATACGAAACGGTAACAACGATATTTATGCGCAAAGATGTAACAGCTTAGGAAATGTCCAATGGACCGTAAACGGAGTGCCGGTTTGTTCAGAACCTGGAATTCAAATCAGTCATGTCATTAAGAGAGATGGATCAGGCGGCGCGTTTGTATGCTGGGCTGATGGCCGCGCCGATGTTAAGTATGACATTTATGCTCAGTATTTAAATTCGTCGGGTGTGAATCAATGGATAGTCGATGGAGCGGTTGTGGTTGCCGGTGCGAATCGGCAGCAAACGCCAAGATTGGAGACGGACGGGCAAGGAGGGATTATCGTAGCATGGCAGGACTCATCCGTGACCACCGGCTACGACATCCGTGCCCAGCGCTTGAGTGCCGCAGGGTCACCTCAATGGATCGCACAGGGTGTTGCTGTTTGCGCCGCGGCCAACGATCAAATCAATGTACGTATGGACGACGACGGGCGGGGCGGCATTATCGCGGTTTGGTCGGATAAACGGAACGGGACTGATTATAATATTTTTGCTCAGCGGATACTTGGAAACGGCACGCCGCATTGGGCGACCGATGGTGTAGTCATTTGTTCCGCGCCTAACGACCAGAATTTTTCCCGTCAGGTAAGCACCAGTCTGGCCGGCTCCATTATCAGTTGGAATGATAACCGAACGGATGCTTACGGTGATATTTACGCCGCCATGGTAGACAGCAACGGCGTTCTTGTAGGAGGTAATCGGTTGCAGGATTCACTTGCGCTAGTCGCTCTCTATGACAGCACGGGCGGACCGACATGGACGAATAAAACTAACTGGAAAACGAATAACCCCATCACTAATTGGGCCGGAGTGGGAGTGACTGGAGGAAGGGTTGTGTCGGTTGAATTAGACAACAACAATCTAGTTGGTTTCATTCCGTCAGCTATCGGAAATCTTACGGCGATGTATTATTTGCGCTTGGGTTTTAATCAAATTACCGGCCAGCTTCCAAATTCTTTTTCCAATCTCATTGGGCTTGAATATCTACTAATGGAAAATAATTTGCTCAATGGTGCGTTGTTTTCCTCGATCGGGTCGATGACAAATCTGAAACAGATCAGCCTTGAAAATAATGGTATCTCGGGAGCATTACCCCTCGAAATGGGTAATCTGACAAATGTATTTTATGTCAACATTAGCAATAATAATCTTACCGGTGCGATTCCGGCGTCATTTGGAAATTTGGGAAAACTTGAACAGTTATATTTGTTTGATAATTTATTAACCGGGGATTTACCCCCGCAAATCGTCAATGCTTCGAAAATCAAAGTATTATCTTTTGGCGCGAATAGGTTAACCGGACTTCCAAATCTCAACCCACTGGATTCATTACAATCGCTTTCCGTAGAGCTGAATCGTTTAACATTTGAAGACATCGAACCCAACTTAAGTGCCGCGAGTCAAACATTTAACTACTCCCCTCAAGACAGCATCGGCCTTTACAAAGATACGTCGATTGTACAAGGCAATAATTTAAATTTGTCGGTCACGGTTGGCGGGGCAAACAATCAGTACCAATGGTTCCGCAATGGAAACACGATCCCCGGCGCGACGTCCGATTCGTATTCTTATTCTGCAGCATCTGCGGCAGATACCGGCAATTATTATTGTCGAATTACGAACACACTTGCGACCGCTCTGACACTGTTCGGCCGGCGAACTAGGATTGCCGTGTTGGCCCTGCCCACCACGCCGGGAAGCCTTTCAGCCAATGCGGTATCCTCTTCGCAGATCAATCTGAGTTGGGGAGCGTCTTCTGATGTTACGAAGTACCGCATATTCCGATCCTTAACGTCGGGCACCGGTTTTGCCCAGATCGATTCCGTCAATGCGCCTGCCGGGAGCTATAATAACACAGGGCTCACAGCCTTTACAACTTATTTTTACCGCGTTGTTGCGGTGAATCAATACGGAGTATCACCCAATTCCAACGAAACCAGCGCTACGACAAATGCAACTGCGTTAGTGCTTGGTACTCCAAATTTATCCAATCCCTCACCGATTCCAAGCGCAGCCGTCACTGTGACCGTGACATGCAGTGGTACGAATCCGACGGTTAAGCTCTTTTATGGAAAGACATCGCAGGTAATCGGGGATTCTATTGCAATGACGTTTAACGGAACAAATTATAGCGGGACGATTCCAGGACCGTCCATCACACAAGAAGGTGTGTGGTATCGTATTCGAGCACAGAATATTGCAGGGGCTACATATTATCCAAGTGCGGCAGGGAAAGCTGGTATTCCGGTGACAATCAATGATCTGACTACTATATGGGATAACAGCCTCTACTATGGCGGCATTCCGGACAAGCAGTATTTTTCGATCGCGTTATCGATGGAGGGATCGTTGTCATTAGTTAGTTTGTGGGGCGCTCAGACGCTTGAAGACGGTGTGCCTACCAACTGGCGCGCCTGGCGATTTGATACCGGCTCACAGTCATTCCTTGATGTTTCAACGCTAACGGGGAATGAAGCATATTTTGTATTTCATCGTCGAGGTTCGCCTCAGGAAATATTTAATAGTGTCACCACGCCGAAAACCAATGACCCGCTCCTGTTCAATAATTTCGTTCTGAAGGGCGGTTGGAACTCGGTTCCATGGCCATACACTTTTCCAGCTAATTTGGTTGTCAAAGACGCTAACCAGGATTCCATCGGATCGGTGTGGAAATTATACGGTAATGCAGGATGGGAACAGGTCACGGAACTGAGATCATTCGGCGGCTATATGATATACAATAAGACAGGCGGCGATATCCTATTGGGCAACGTCGTCGGTTGGGCGCAGCTAACGCCGAAACGAAACGTTGATCGGAACGATGGTTGGCGGTTGCGATTTATCGCTGAATCAGGAGAATACCGCGATTCGTATAATTTTGCCGGCGTGGATCAGGATTATCAAACGCTGAGCGAACCCGAGCCTTTGAATATGGACAAGAGCGTCGCTTTACATTTCAAACAAAATGCAGCGGCTTTATCGAGCGATATCCGATCTATTAGTGAAGACGGACATGTTTGGGAAATGGTTATTCACAATACAACCGGCAATGATAAATCGAAATTGATCTGGGACATGCAGCAAGTTCCGCCGGATGTCAATGCGGTTCTCATCGATATCACAAACAATAAGATCATTGAACTGAGCGGCCACATCTTTGGTTACGATTATCGAAGCCAGAAACAGAACACATTCAAACTGGTTGCAGGTAAAGCGGAGTATGTAGCTAGCGAAGTGAAAAAAATCCGTGCAGAACTTCCGGATGAATTTCGTTTAACCCAGAATTACCCGAATCCATTCAATCCGGAAACACGAATCCGGTTTGATGTGGCCAGATCGGGAAATGTGAAATTAAAAGTATACAACATTCTCGGACAAGAGATAATCACGCTGGTTAATGGTTATTATGAAACAGGGAGGAATTACTCGGTTAACTGGAATGGGAAAGACCAATTAGGCCGCCCGGTTGCAAGCGGGCTGTATATTTACAGATTGGAGGCCGGCAAGATCGCGAAAACAAAGAAGATGTTGCTGGTTAAATAG
- a CDS encoding T9SS type A sorting domain-containing protein: protein MLRTLLFLLTVTSTLYGQMATEPTAQPTNLIFSNIGYTKMTLSFTPSVGGADGYIVLKFKASSPPAGIPEDGQDYGEGSWWVWRQGASTSLNDSNLDIGATYTYEIFAYNGSGNTINYLTTSPLIGTQATMVDSEAPSIGTVSVNPYPATYPGHVVVTATITDNYSVWTTLLDYRNGTETSFENTVGVWNRTGDLFSFIIPESGVTKQGLFYRIRTSDISGNIESMMGSIPVFFSEGTVSTLSPEGGAYPIGFPSDQWRMFSIPLKLDNGSVSSVLADFGESGNSSWRLFDGSNEVRSTDQFKLGQSFWFKQIIFPAGKQIALGSGRTASVADGIITLRPGWNQIANPFTFSIDWALDTDAGNNVNIKGPIAYDGSKYIGIGQTSGDNTPFTELKPWDGYWVYNAATTNQILTIDPSGAIGAAKSLQQSFADADWRVQITVRNDKYEDQFNYVGAAVDASDDDDRYDLPELPTIGDFVSVSFDHKKSGKTMQNTIDYCTIGKKGYSWDMQVASNLSGENVLSWMPDRVPQGFIIRMMNVSRHEMVEGNEYRFRSENMHYPVRFKVWIGTEEYVTKMTASFENELPNSFELHANYPNPFNPETRIRFDVARSGNVKLKVYNILGQEIITLVNGYYETGRNYSVNWNGKDQLGRPVASGLYIYRLEAGKIAKTKKMLLVK, encoded by the coding sequence ATGTTACGTACTCTATTGTTTCTTCTGACGGTAACCAGCACGTTGTATGGGCAGATGGCTACCGAACCCACAGCCCAACCAACAAACCTTATATTCTCAAATATCGGTTATACAAAAATGACATTAAGTTTTACGCCATCTGTTGGGGGAGCGGATGGTTACATTGTTCTAAAATTCAAAGCATCATCTCCGCCCGCTGGTATTCCAGAAGATGGCCAAGATTATGGCGAAGGTTCTTGGTGGGTGTGGCGACAAGGAGCATCAACCAGTCTAAATGATTCTAACTTAGATATTGGTGCGACTTACACATATGAGATTTTTGCCTACAACGGCTCAGGCAATACGATTAACTATTTAACAACCTCACCGCTGATCGGTACTCAAGCGACCATGGTCGACTCGGAAGCTCCAAGCATAGGTACTGTTAGTGTAAACCCTTACCCAGCGACGTATCCAGGTCATGTTGTTGTTACGGCAACGATCACAGATAACTACTCTGTCTGGACAACTTTACTGGATTACCGAAATGGCACGGAGACAAGTTTTGAAAATACTGTCGGCGTGTGGAACAGAACCGGCGACTTGTTTTCTTTTATTATTCCTGAGTCAGGGGTGACTAAGCAGGGGCTATTTTATCGCATCAGAACATCAGATATTTCAGGCAACATTGAATCGATGATGGGCTCGATCCCGGTTTTTTTTTCTGAGGGCACGGTATCCACATTGTCCCCCGAAGGAGGCGCTTATCCGATCGGTTTTCCGTCGGACCAATGGCGAATGTTTTCCATACCGCTCAAATTGGACAATGGCTCTGTGTCATCCGTTCTTGCCGATTTTGGCGAATCGGGGAACTCCTCGTGGAGACTTTTTGACGGAAGTAATGAAGTGCGTTCTACTGACCAGTTTAAGTTGGGTCAATCATTTTGGTTCAAGCAAATTATTTTTCCAGCCGGTAAACAGATCGCATTAGGCTCTGGAAGAACGGCTTCAGTGGCGGATGGAATTATAACACTCCGCCCAGGCTGGAATCAAATTGCTAATCCATTTACTTTTTCGATTGATTGGGCTTTGGACACTGACGCGGGAAATAATGTGAACATCAAAGGCCCGATCGCCTATGATGGTAGCAAGTATATTGGCATCGGCCAAACCAGTGGAGATAATACACCGTTCACAGAACTCAAACCGTGGGATGGATATTGGGTCTACAATGCTGCAACAACCAACCAAATCTTAACAATCGATCCGTCCGGCGCCATTGGGGCCGCTAAGTCTTTACAACAATCATTCGCCGATGCCGACTGGCGTGTGCAGATTACCGTTAGAAATGACAAGTATGAGGACCAGTTCAACTATGTTGGAGCGGCTGTCGATGCGTCGGATGACGACGACCGGTATGACTTACCGGAATTACCAACGATTGGCGATTTTGTCAGTGTTTCATTTGACCACAAAAAGTCCGGAAAGACAATGCAGAACACTATTGATTACTGTACTATTGGAAAAAAAGGCTACTCATGGGATATGCAGGTCGCCTCCAATCTATCAGGTGAAAACGTTCTGTCATGGATGCCGGATCGAGTTCCTCAGGGATTCATCATTCGCATGATGAATGTAAGTCGTCATGAGATGGTGGAAGGGAATGAGTATCGTTTCAGAAGCGAAAACATGCATTATCCAGTACGATTCAAAGTTTGGATCGGCACTGAAGAATATGTTACCAAAATGACGGCAAGTTTTGAAAATGAACTCCCAAACTCGTTTGAGCTTCATGCGAATTACCCGAATCCATTCAATCCGGAAACACGAATCCGGTTTGATGTGGCCAGATCGGGAAATGTGAAATTAAAAGTATACAACATTCTCGGACAAGAGATAATCACGCTGGTTAATGGTTATTATGAAACAGGGAGGAATTACTCTGTTAATTGGAACGGAAAAGACCAATTAGGTCGCCCGGTTGCAAGCGGGCTGTATATTTACAGATTGGAGGCAGGCAAGATCGCGAAAACAAAGAAGATGTTGCTGGTTAAATAG